In Rhodamnia argentea isolate NSW1041297 chromosome 4, ASM2092103v1, whole genome shotgun sequence, the following proteins share a genomic window:
- the LOC115740746 gene encoding uncharacterized protein LOC115740746: MEMEPRTPEVAKKLWSVVRAVVFMMRKGLFSKSKLMMDLHVMLKRGKLAGKAIGNLMLQHYSAFTCRSDDDVACVSASLASREYEFSCSNTPANNSFFHKRGKHHRRHHHHTHGHRRHLGRYNDAGAISAVQKVLEMLNSADVVEASPMLLPGFGKSPAVRQLRITDSPFPLKDDDGDDGKVDVAAEEFIRKFYTDLKLQKTMAPVESPYHYGVWG; the protein is encoded by the coding sequence atgGAGATGGAGCCGAGGACGCCGGAGGTGGCGAAGAAGCTGTGGAGCGTCGTACGGGCGGTGGTGTTCATGATGAGGAAGGGCTTGTTCTCCAAGAGCAAGCTGATGATGGACCTCCACGTCATGCTCAAGCGCGGCAAGCTCGCCGGCAAGGCCATAGGCAACCTCATGCTCCAACACTACTCGGCCTTCACCTGCCGCTCCGACGACGACGTCGCCTGCGTCTCCGCCTCCTTGGCTTCCCGCGAGTACGAGTTCAGCTGCAGCAACACCCCCGCCAACAACTCCTTCTTCCACAAGCGCGGCAagcaccaccgccgccaccaccaccacacccacggccaccgccgccacctCGGGCGCTACAACGACGCGGGGGCCATCAGCGCCGTCCAGAAGGTGCTCGAGATGCTAAACAGCGCCGACGTCGTGGAGGCGTCGCCCATGCTGCTGCCGGGGTTCGGGAAGAGCCCCGCGGTGAGGCAGCTGAGGATCACGGACTCGCCGTTCCCGCTGAAGGACGACGACGGAGACGACGGCAAGGTCGACGTGGCGGCCGAGGAGTTCATCCGGAAGTTCTACACGGACCTGAAGCTGCAGAAAACCATGGCCCCGGTGGAGTCCCCGTATCATTATGGCGTGTGGGGTTGA
- the LOC115740648 gene encoding cell division cycle protein 27 homolog B-like isoform X2: MDLLKEAESALCSANEPGAEVPNGAAGHYLLGLIYRYTDRKRGAIHHFKQALSADPLLWAAYEELCALGSAEEAAAVFGEAAAVCIHKQYLPNGFSPQNSDMSSEDQNLNSARRSMDDVSPRQLKQMLGNNARDVAGSYHGTTASSRGSGQPLNGGSSQLSLYNTPSPVATQLSGAAPPPPCRNLQPNGPNLSTLGADSSPRSTVNSTIQAPRRKFVDEGKLRKISGRLFSDSGLRRSTRLAGEAATNATTIATSVAGNGASNSSKYLGSSKPSSVALRAVSIRKGHSWASENSDEGVRNEVTDDSRFNPTLANCSCPSGDNRTFDQDGASMPVAGPVLTSAKVLTGTAEVLGLLRLFGEAYRLSCMYRCQDALDIYSRLPHRHYNTGWVLSQVGKAYFELVDYMEADQAFNLARRTSPYSLEGMDIYSTVLYHLKEDMKLSYLAQELIATDRLAPQSWCAMGNCYSLQKDHETALKNFQRAVQQDSKFAYAHTLCGHEYVSLEDYENGIRCYQTALRVDARHYNAWYGLGMVYLRQEKFEFSEHHFHMAFEINPCSSVIMSYLGIALHALKRSEEALMMMERAILADRKNPLPMYQKANILMSLEMLDEALEVLEELKEYAPRESSVYALMGKIYKSQNMHAQAMLHFGLALDLKPSATDVATIKAEMEKLHIPDEIEDFL, translated from the exons ATGGATCTGCTCAAAGAGGCTGAGTCAGCATTATGCTCTGCTAATGAGCCCGGGGCAGAG GTTCCAAACGGTGCTGCTGGTCACTACCTTCTTGGCCTTATCTACAG ATATACAGATAGAAAGAGAGGTGCCATCCATCACTTCAAGCAAGCTTTGTCGGCAGATCCATTATTGTGGGCTGCATATGAGGAGCTCTGTGCTTTAG GTTCTGCTGAAGAAGCAGCTGCAGTTTTCGGTGAGGCAGCTGCTGTTTGTATTCATAAGCAATACCTGCCCAATGGGTTTTCCCCTCAAAATTCAGACATGTCAAGTGAGGATCAGAACTTAAATTCTGCCAGGAGGTCAATGGATGATGTGAGCCCAAGGCAACTGAAACAAATGCTAGGCAATAATGCGAGAGATGTTGCTGGAAGCTACCATGGAACTACTGCTTCTTCCCGAGGTTCTGGTCAGCCTCTAAATGGTGGATCATCTCAGTTGTCTCTGTATAATACTCCTTCCCCAGTTGCTACACAG TTGTCAGGTGCTGCACCCCCACCACCATGTAGGAATTTGCAGCCAAATGGACCAAACTTGAGCACACTTGGTGCTGACAGCTCCCCAAGGTCAACCGTAAACTCAACAATTCAAGCTCCTCGAAGAAAGTTTGTAGATGAAGGAAAATTGCGAAAg ATATCGGGAAGATTATTTTCTGATTCTGGTCTACGACGAAGTACAAGACTTGCTGGAGAGGCAGCGACAAATGCAACTACAATTGCAACATCAGTTGCTGGAAATGGTGCTAGCAACTCCTCTAAGTATCTTGGAAGTTCAAAACCGAGTTCTGTGGCACTTCGTGCTGTGAGTATCCGAAAAGGACATTCATGGGCCAGTGAGAACTCTGATGAAG GAGTACGGAATGAGGTTACTGATGATTCTCGTTTCAAtcctacattggcaaattgttcTTGTCCTTCGGGGGACAATAGAACCTTTGATCAAGATGGAGCAAGTATGCCTGTTGCTGGGCCTGTACTGACCAGTGCAAAGGTTTTAACTGGCACGGCGGAAGTATTAGGTCTGCTAAGATTATTTGGGGAAGCCTATAGGCTTTCCTGCATGTACAGATGTCAG GATGCGCTAGATATTTACTCTAGACTTCCACACAGGCATTACAACACAGGCTGGGTGCTTTCGCAG GTTGGCAAAGCATACTTTGAGTTGGTCGATTATATGGAAGCTGATCAAGCCTTTAATCTCGCTCGCCGCACATCTCCCTATAGTTTAGAAGGAATGGATATTTACTCGACTGTTCTTTAT CATTTAAAGGAAGATATGAAGTTAAGTTACCTAGCTCAAGAGCTGATCGCAACGGACCGTCTTGCACCTCAATCATG GTGTGCCATGGGTAATTGCTATAGCTTGCAGAAGGACCATGAAACTGCTCTGAAGAATTTCCAGCGAGCGGTGCAGCAGgattcaaaatttgcatatGCCCATACTCTTTGTGGTCATGA GTATGTTTCTTTGGAGGATTATGAAAATGGGATCAGATGTTATCAGACTGCTCTTAGAGTCGATGCTAGACACTATAATGCCTGGTATGGGCTTGGAATGGTTTATCTTCGCCAAGAGAAGTTTGAGTTCTCGGAGCATCACTTCCACATGGCTTTTGAGATAAATCCATGTTCTTCAGTTATAATGTCATACCTTGGAATAGCTTTGCATGCCTTGAAG AGAAGTGAGGAAGCTTTGATGATGATGGAGAGAGCTATTTTAGCTGATAGAAAGAACCCTCTTCCCATGTATCAGAAGGCTAATATACTTATGAGCCTGGAAATGCTTGACGAAGCCTTAGAAGTCCTTGAGGAGCTCAAAGAATATGCCCCTCGGGAAAGCAGCGTATATGCTCTGATGGGCAAGATTTACAAGTCACAGAACATGCATGCGCAGGCCATGCTACATTTTGGCCTTGCTCTGGATTTAAAACCATCAGCAACTGATGTTGCCACCATTAAG GCTGAGATGGAAAAGTTGCATATCCCAGATGAAATAGAAGATTTCTTGTAG
- the LOC115740648 gene encoding cell division cycle protein 27 homolog B-like isoform X1 encodes MEAILVDSVQNSLRHFMYRNAIFMCERLCAEFPSEVNLQLLAGCYLHNNQAYCAYHVLKGTQMPQSRYLFAISCFQMDLLKEAESALCSANEPGAEVPNGAAGHYLLGLIYRYTDRKRGAIHHFKQALSADPLLWAAYEELCALGSAEEAAAVFGEAAAVCIHKQYLPNGFSPQNSDMSSEDQNLNSARRSMDDVSPRQLKQMLGNNARDVAGSYHGTTASSRGSGQPLNGGSSQLSLYNTPSPVATQLSGAAPPPPCRNLQPNGPNLSTLGADSSPRSTVNSTIQAPRRKFVDEGKLRKISGRLFSDSGLRRSTRLAGEAATNATTIATSVAGNGASNSSKYLGSSKPSSVALRAVSIRKGHSWASENSDEGVRNEVTDDSRFNPTLANCSCPSGDNRTFDQDGASMPVAGPVLTSAKVLTGTAEVLGLLRLFGEAYRLSCMYRCQDALDIYSRLPHRHYNTGWVLSQVGKAYFELVDYMEADQAFNLARRTSPYSLEGMDIYSTVLYHLKEDMKLSYLAQELIATDRLAPQSWCAMGNCYSLQKDHETALKNFQRAVQQDSKFAYAHTLCGHEYVSLEDYENGIRCYQTALRVDARHYNAWYGLGMVYLRQEKFEFSEHHFHMAFEINPCSSVIMSYLGIALHALKRSEEALMMMERAILADRKNPLPMYQKANILMSLEMLDEALEVLEELKEYAPRESSVYALMGKIYKSQNMHAQAMLHFGLALDLKPSATDVATIKAEMEKLHIPDEIEDFL; translated from the exons ATGGAAGCAATACTGGTGGACTCTGTGCAGAACAGCCTGCGGCACTTCATGTATCGAAACGCCATTTTCATGTGCGAGCGCTTGTGCGCCGAGTTTCCCTCCGAG GTAAATCTGCAATTGTTAGCTGGTTGCTACCTGCACAACAATCAAGCTTACTGTGCTTACCATGTTCTAAAGG GGACACAAATGCCTCAATCACGCTACTTGTTTGCAATATCGTGTTTTCAGATGGATCTGCTCAAAGAGGCTGAGTCAGCATTATGCTCTGCTAATGAGCCCGGGGCAGAG GTTCCAAACGGTGCTGCTGGTCACTACCTTCTTGGCCTTATCTACAG ATATACAGATAGAAAGAGAGGTGCCATCCATCACTTCAAGCAAGCTTTGTCGGCAGATCCATTATTGTGGGCTGCATATGAGGAGCTCTGTGCTTTAG GTTCTGCTGAAGAAGCAGCTGCAGTTTTCGGTGAGGCAGCTGCTGTTTGTATTCATAAGCAATACCTGCCCAATGGGTTTTCCCCTCAAAATTCAGACATGTCAAGTGAGGATCAGAACTTAAATTCTGCCAGGAGGTCAATGGATGATGTGAGCCCAAGGCAACTGAAACAAATGCTAGGCAATAATGCGAGAGATGTTGCTGGAAGCTACCATGGAACTACTGCTTCTTCCCGAGGTTCTGGTCAGCCTCTAAATGGTGGATCATCTCAGTTGTCTCTGTATAATACTCCTTCCCCAGTTGCTACACAG TTGTCAGGTGCTGCACCCCCACCACCATGTAGGAATTTGCAGCCAAATGGACCAAACTTGAGCACACTTGGTGCTGACAGCTCCCCAAGGTCAACCGTAAACTCAACAATTCAAGCTCCTCGAAGAAAGTTTGTAGATGAAGGAAAATTGCGAAAg ATATCGGGAAGATTATTTTCTGATTCTGGTCTACGACGAAGTACAAGACTTGCTGGAGAGGCAGCGACAAATGCAACTACAATTGCAACATCAGTTGCTGGAAATGGTGCTAGCAACTCCTCTAAGTATCTTGGAAGTTCAAAACCGAGTTCTGTGGCACTTCGTGCTGTGAGTATCCGAAAAGGACATTCATGGGCCAGTGAGAACTCTGATGAAG GAGTACGGAATGAGGTTACTGATGATTCTCGTTTCAAtcctacattggcaaattgttcTTGTCCTTCGGGGGACAATAGAACCTTTGATCAAGATGGAGCAAGTATGCCTGTTGCTGGGCCTGTACTGACCAGTGCAAAGGTTTTAACTGGCACGGCGGAAGTATTAGGTCTGCTAAGATTATTTGGGGAAGCCTATAGGCTTTCCTGCATGTACAGATGTCAG GATGCGCTAGATATTTACTCTAGACTTCCACACAGGCATTACAACACAGGCTGGGTGCTTTCGCAG GTTGGCAAAGCATACTTTGAGTTGGTCGATTATATGGAAGCTGATCAAGCCTTTAATCTCGCTCGCCGCACATCTCCCTATAGTTTAGAAGGAATGGATATTTACTCGACTGTTCTTTAT CATTTAAAGGAAGATATGAAGTTAAGTTACCTAGCTCAAGAGCTGATCGCAACGGACCGTCTTGCACCTCAATCATG GTGTGCCATGGGTAATTGCTATAGCTTGCAGAAGGACCATGAAACTGCTCTGAAGAATTTCCAGCGAGCGGTGCAGCAGgattcaaaatttgcatatGCCCATACTCTTTGTGGTCATGA GTATGTTTCTTTGGAGGATTATGAAAATGGGATCAGATGTTATCAGACTGCTCTTAGAGTCGATGCTAGACACTATAATGCCTGGTATGGGCTTGGAATGGTTTATCTTCGCCAAGAGAAGTTTGAGTTCTCGGAGCATCACTTCCACATGGCTTTTGAGATAAATCCATGTTCTTCAGTTATAATGTCATACCTTGGAATAGCTTTGCATGCCTTGAAG AGAAGTGAGGAAGCTTTGATGATGATGGAGAGAGCTATTTTAGCTGATAGAAAGAACCCTCTTCCCATGTATCAGAAGGCTAATATACTTATGAGCCTGGAAATGCTTGACGAAGCCTTAGAAGTCCTTGAGGAGCTCAAAGAATATGCCCCTCGGGAAAGCAGCGTATATGCTCTGATGGGCAAGATTTACAAGTCACAGAACATGCATGCGCAGGCCATGCTACATTTTGGCCTTGCTCTGGATTTAAAACCATCAGCAACTGATGTTGCCACCATTAAG GCTGAGATGGAAAAGTTGCATATCCCAGATGAAATAGAAGATTTCTTGTAG
- the LOC115740650 gene encoding 50S ribosomal protein L24 encodes MVWKSAQKLIHNWKILRGDNVMIIRGKDKGEKGVIKRVIRSQNRVIVEGKNLVKKHVKQGQGHEGGIFTVEAPLHVSNVQIVDPVTGSPCKVGIKYLEDGTKVRVSRGQGASGNIIPRPEILKIRTTPRPTVAGPKDTPMEHVLERTYDAKTGKGMPEL; translated from the exons ATGGTTTGGAAATCAGCTCAGAAGCTCATCCACAACTGGAAGATCCTCAGAGGAGATAAT GTAATGATTATTAGAGGGAAGGATAAGGGTGAGAAGGGTGTCATTAAGCGTGTCATCCGCTCTCAAAATCGTGTGATTGTCGAGGGAAAGAACCTG GTCAAAAAACATGTTAAGCAAGGCCAAGGTCATGAAGGTGGGATATTTACTGTGGAAGCCCCTCTTCATGTCTCGAATGTTCAGATTGTTGACCCAGTCACAGG GAGTCCATGTAAAGTTGGAATTAAATATCTAGAAGATGGCACAAAAGTGAGAGTGTCAAGAGGTCAAGGTGCATCTGGTAATATAATTCCTCGGCCAGAGATTTTGAAGATACGGACTACGCCAAGACCTACTGTTG CTGGGCCAAAAGACACTCCGATGGAACATGTGCTGGAGAGGACTTATGATGCCAAAACAGGAAAGGGGATGCCAGAGCTTTAA